A single region of the Aminivibrio pyruvatiphilus genome encodes:
- a CDS encoding E3 ubiquitin ligase family protein has translation MREYEKQETSTDKDGKVRTNRTRGSETVSSQKSPSPLYVADGDVKVGIDLDGATLHLRDGADRFEPYESNKSYTFFGVQFSSPSGVRTLGFKYREKIIPLGHPLYVAGEARQSAGNLRIGRPSEKGKPFIVSVKSEEEVTAGVEGKAKTQFYIGIALVVIGLAIALFVK, from the coding sequence CTGAGGGAATACGAGAAGCAGGAAACGTCCACCGACAAGGACGGAAAGGTGAGGACCAACAGGACGAGGGGGTCCGAGACGGTTTCGTCCCAGAAGAGCCCCTCTCCCCTCTATGTTGCCGACGGCGACGTGAAGGTAGGCATCGACCTCGACGGGGCGACCCTTCACCTCAGGGACGGCGCCGACAGGTTCGAGCCCTATGAAAGCAATAAATCCTACACCTTTTTCGGAGTCCAGTTCTCGTCCCCCTCAGGGGTCCGGACTCTCGGCTTCAAGTACAGGGAGAAAATCATCCCCCTGGGACACCCTCTCTACGTGGCGGGGGAGGCCCGGCAGTCGGCGGGAAACCTGCGCATCGGAAGACCGTCCGAAAAGGGAAAGCCCTTCATCGTCTCGGTGAAGTCGGAGGAAGAAGTGACTGCGGGCGTGGAAGGCAAGGCGAAAACCCAGTTTTACATAGGCATCGCCCTTGTGGTGATCGGCCTGGCCATAGCCCTGTTCGTGAAATAG
- a CDS encoding YbjN domain-containing protein, with amino-acid sequence MHKFPVLRDGVNQPLLEDVRKKVDGYLAELFDGEDLVKVDGLVSFTFGSATIQVTVNPWHSEDVLVKVFSYLADNVDPGRASAEFMRLNSDLPLGAFSLTFDNTVMLSCSLPGASLDKNELVGALQTVAAYADQYDDILKEMYR; translated from the coding sequence GTGCATAAGTTTCCGGTGCTCAGGGACGGAGTGAACCAGCCCCTGCTCGAGGACGTGCGGAAAAAAGTGGACGGCTACCTGGCGGAGCTTTTCGACGGGGAGGACCTCGTGAAAGTGGACGGCCTGGTTTCCTTCACCTTCGGGAGCGCCACCATCCAGGTGACCGTCAATCCCTGGCATTCGGAGGACGTGCTGGTCAAAGTCTTTTCCTATCTCGCGGACAACGTGGACCCGGGCAGGGCCTCCGCTGAATTCATGAGACTGAACTCGGATCTCCCCCTCGGGGCCTTCTCCCTGACCTTCGACAACACGGTCATGCTCTCCTGTTCGCTGCCGGGGGCAAGCCTGGACAAAAACGAGCTTGTCGGCGCCCTGCAGACCGTGGCGGCCTACGCGGACCAGTATGACGACATCCTGAAGGAGATGTACCGGTAG